From one Amycolatopsis sp. FDAARGOS 1241 genomic stretch:
- a CDS encoding 1-acyl-sn-glycerol-3-phosphate acyltransferase: MLPLLVRFVLGPLVRALYRPEVEGVENVPAHGPVLLAANHRAALDTGVITFTTPRQVRFLGKAEYFTGKGLKGRFIAKSLDALGYIPVERGNASAGLAALEAGRRVLEAGGTFAIYPEGTRSLDGRLYRGHTGVAALALSTGAKVVPVALSGTEAIQPGGAKVPRVCPIRVKFGEPLDFSCYEGQDSSSAIRRSVTDEIMYAILELSGQEYVDTYHKRPSEGAA; this comes from the coding sequence TTGCTGCCCCTGCTCGTCCGTTTCGTGCTCGGCCCGCTGGTCCGCGCGCTCTACCGCCCCGAGGTCGAAGGCGTGGAAAACGTGCCGGCCCACGGTCCGGTCCTGCTCGCGGCCAACCACCGGGCAGCGCTGGACACCGGCGTGATCACGTTCACGACGCCGCGCCAGGTGCGGTTCCTCGGCAAGGCGGAGTACTTCACGGGCAAGGGCCTGAAGGGCCGCTTCATCGCCAAGTCGCTCGACGCGCTCGGCTACATCCCCGTCGAGCGGGGCAACGCGTCCGCCGGCCTGGCCGCGCTGGAGGCCGGCCGCCGCGTCCTCGAGGCAGGCGGCACGTTCGCCATCTACCCCGAGGGCACCCGCTCCCTGGACGGGCGCCTGTACCGCGGCCACACGGGCGTCGCCGCATTGGCACTGTCCACCGGCGCCAAGGTCGTCCCCGTCGCCCTCTCCGGCACCGAAGCCATCCAGCCCGGCGGCGCGAAGGTGCCGCGCGTGTGCCCGATCCGCGTCAAGTTCGGCGAACCGCTCGACTTCTCCTGCTACGAAGGCCAGGACTCGTCATCGGCCATCCGCCGCTCCGTGACCGACGAGATCATGTACGCGATCTTGGAGCTGTCGGGGCAGGAGTACGTGGACACCTACCACAAGCGGCCCAGCGAAGGCGCCGCCTGA
- the dapE gene encoding succinyl-diaminopimelate desuccinylase has protein sequence MTSLDLRADPADLTAALVDVLSVSAQEGALADAVEAALREQAPHLEVVRNGDAVLARTNLRRGSRVVLAGHLDTVPENGNLPSRRSGSGEEELIHGLGSVDMKGGDAVFLHLAATLPEPKHDVTFVFYDHEEVEAVKNGLGRIERELPEWLAGDLAVVGEPSNGVIEAGCQGTLRVEVRTSGTRAHTARAWMGENAIHALAEPLRRLAGYSPRVVDIDGLTYREGLQATKVSGGVAGNVVPDAAVLTVNHRFAPDRSPAQAEAHVREVFDGHDVTLTDVSPGALPGLSAPATAELVAAAGGRAAAKLGWTDVARFAALGMPALNFGPGNPSLAHTQGEHVRVAEIRQVADVLRKFLG, from the coding sequence ATGACCTCGCTCGACCTGCGTGCCGACCCCGCCGACCTGACCGCCGCCCTCGTCGACGTGCTCAGCGTCTCCGCGCAGGAGGGGGCACTCGCGGACGCCGTGGAAGCCGCGCTGCGCGAACAGGCACCGCACCTCGAGGTCGTCCGCAACGGCGACGCGGTGCTCGCCCGCACGAACCTCCGACGCGGCTCGCGCGTGGTGCTCGCGGGGCACCTCGACACCGTGCCCGAGAACGGCAACCTGCCCTCGCGCCGCAGCGGCTCGGGCGAGGAGGAGCTGATCCACGGCCTCGGCTCCGTCGACATGAAGGGCGGCGACGCGGTGTTCCTGCACCTCGCCGCGACCCTGCCGGAGCCGAAGCACGACGTCACGTTCGTCTTCTACGACCACGAAGAGGTCGAAGCGGTCAAGAACGGCCTCGGCCGGATCGAGCGCGAGCTGCCGGAGTGGCTCGCGGGCGATCTGGCGGTCGTCGGCGAGCCGTCCAACGGTGTCATCGAGGCCGGGTGCCAGGGCACGCTGCGTGTCGAGGTCCGCACGAGCGGGACCCGCGCGCACACCGCACGCGCGTGGATGGGGGAGAACGCGATCCACGCGCTGGCCGAGCCGCTGCGCCGGCTCGCCGGGTACTCGCCGCGCGTGGTCGACATCGACGGCCTGACCTACCGCGAGGGCCTGCAGGCCACCAAGGTCTCCGGCGGTGTGGCCGGCAACGTCGTGCCCGACGCCGCCGTGCTGACGGTCAACCACCGCTTCGCCCCGGACCGCAGCCCGGCCCAGGCGGAAGCCCACGTGCGCGAGGTCTTCGACGGCCACGACGTGACGCTCACGGACGTCTCGCCCGGCGCCCTGCCGGGCTTGTCGGCCCCCGCGACCGCCGAGCTCGTGGCCGCCGCCGGGGGCCGCGCCGCGGCGAAACTCGGCTGGACGGACGTCGCCCGCTTCGCCGCGCTGGGCATGCCGGCGCTCAACTTCGGCCCCGGCAACCCGAGCCTCGCGCACACGCAGGGCGAACACGTGCGCGTCGCGGAGATCCGCCAGGTGGCCGACGTGCTGCGGAAGTTCCTGGGCTGA
- a CDS encoding YceI family protein, giving the protein MLGRKLRTGQRGGPVTFNAEAGLLSVRLGDQNGRPLAGAHVVIQHKRTQRQTSATSDDFGLAVSTLTAGTYTVSVSAGGYLAQTRTVEVASGDHTAIEDLRLEPDGDLRLPDPGEWVLDPDHTGIRFIARHIGLSEVHGRFTRFDGSINVGRRIEDSTVEVVIDAASIDTAAEKRDAHLRSPDFLDVERFPAIRFHGTRFRRAPGDRWAIDGTLNLHGASRGVQLDAGYLGLRTWNGDRLGAVATTQLHREDFTINWQQTLAKGLVMVGSTIEIKLDIQAVRGGA; this is encoded by the coding sequence GTGCTCGGGCGCAAGCTAAGAACAGGACAACGTGGCGGACCCGTCACCTTCAACGCCGAAGCCGGCCTCCTCAGCGTGCGGCTGGGTGACCAGAACGGCCGGCCGCTGGCCGGGGCGCACGTGGTGATCCAGCACAAGCGCACGCAGCGGCAGACCAGCGCCACCTCGGACGACTTCGGCCTGGCGGTGAGCACGTTGACGGCCGGGACCTACACCGTCTCCGTCAGCGCGGGCGGTTACCTGGCGCAGACCCGCACGGTCGAAGTGGCCAGCGGCGACCACACCGCGATCGAGGACCTCCGGCTCGAGCCGGACGGCGACCTCCGGCTGCCCGACCCCGGTGAGTGGGTGCTCGACCCGGACCACACGGGCATCCGGTTCATCGCGCGGCACATCGGGCTCTCGGAGGTGCACGGCCGGTTCACCCGCTTCGACGGCAGCATCAACGTCGGCAGGCGGATCGAGGACTCGACCGTCGAGGTGGTCATCGACGCGGCGAGCATCGACACGGCGGCCGAAAAGCGCGACGCGCACCTGCGGTCGCCGGACTTCCTCGACGTCGAGCGCTTCCCGGCGATCCGGTTCCACGGCACGCGGTTCCGGCGCGCCCCCGGTGACCGGTGGGCCATCGACGGCACCCTAAACCTCCACGGGGCCAGCCGCGGCGTGCAGCTCGACGCCGGTTACCTCGGGTTGCGGACGTGGAACGGCGACCGGCTCGGCGCCGTCGCCACGACGCAACTGCACCGCGAGGACTTCACCATCAACTGGCAGCAGACGCTGGCCAAGGGCCTGGTCATGGTCGGCTCCACGATCGAGATCAAGCTCGACATCCAGGCGGTCCGCGGGGGTGCCTAG
- a CDS encoding TIGR00730 family Rossman fold protein translates to MSEQSEFPDGQYPERPVERHKGPVVLRRDRRDQGSTTDQRLLDSRGPSDWVHTDPWRVLRIQAEFVEGFGALAEVPRAVTVFGSARTKRDEPEYELGRNIGGALADAGFAVITGGGPGAMEAVNRGAAEAGGFSIGLGIELPFEQGMNPWVDLGVNFRYFFARKTMFIKYSQAFICLPGGFGTLDELFEALVLVQTKKVTKFPVVLFGTEYWGGLYDWISKAVLEGGKIGEKDLELLHLTDDINDAVRVVEDSYQAWEDSH, encoded by the coding sequence GTGAGCGAACAGTCTGAGTTTCCGGACGGCCAGTACCCCGAGCGCCCGGTGGAGCGCCACAAGGGCCCGGTGGTGCTGCGGCGCGACCGGCGTGACCAGGGCAGCACCACCGACCAGAGGCTGCTGGACTCGCGCGGGCCGAGCGACTGGGTGCACACCGACCCGTGGCGGGTGCTGCGCATCCAGGCCGAGTTCGTGGAGGGCTTCGGCGCGCTCGCGGAGGTGCCGCGCGCGGTGACTGTGTTCGGCTCGGCGCGGACGAAGCGCGACGAGCCCGAGTACGAGCTCGGCCGCAACATCGGCGGCGCGCTCGCGGACGCCGGCTTCGCCGTGATCACCGGCGGCGGCCCGGGCGCGATGGAGGCCGTGAACCGCGGCGCCGCGGAGGCCGGCGGGTTCTCGATCGGCCTCGGGATCGAGCTGCCGTTCGAGCAGGGCATGAACCCGTGGGTCGACCTGGGCGTGAACTTCCGGTACTTCTTCGCGCGCAAGACGATGTTCATCAAGTACTCGCAGGCCTTCATCTGCCTGCCCGGCGGCTTCGGGACACTCGACGAGCTGTTCGAAGCGCTCGTGCTGGTGCAGACCAAGAAGGTGACGAAGTTCCCGGTGGTGCTGTTCGGCACCGAGTACTGGGGCGGGCTTTACGACTGGATCTCGAAGGCCGTGCTCGAGGGCGGCAAGATAGGCGAGAAGGACCTGGAACTGCTGCACCTCACCGACGACATCAACGACGCGGTGCGCGTGGTCGAGGACTCCTACCAGGCTTGGGAGGACTCCCACTGA
- the cydC gene encoding thiol reductant ABC exporter subunit CydC: MNGTRLIRAALLAAGAELAGLALTGTAAWLLMRAAERPPLAALTVAIVAVRVFALARGGLRYAERLAGHEVVLRYLGALRARVYEALVPRRVAEHSGADLATRLVSDVDSVQDAVLRLALPAVVAGIVGVAVTVTVGLVSLAAAAVVVAGLAVAGVVLPWLAARVTAKSQALTSPARQELAERTVELVTGRRELVAYGAEAEATAAAGSVIDGITARVRGTSAWLAVLTAAGALVQLASMAAVALLAGASVPVTAALTLVVLALFEIVLPLTAAAQRVPELRASLGRVRELLATTPAEPPERTGPGHLRLTGVGVRHPGRVAALDGVDLDLPPDTRLGVLGPSGAGKTTLLHVLLGFTAPTSGRATLDGRPIEGPNPRVVSGALADAHVFATTVRGNLRLAAPDAGEEELLAACAVADLDVPLDRAAGTLSGGQRQRLVLARAVLAAPPVLVLDEPVEGLDEAHGAEVLARVLAAAKGSVVLVTHRPEHLAGFDRVLSLEDGRPAPRASAAGPAPGPR, encoded by the coding sequence GTGAACGGCACGCGGCTGATCCGGGCGGCGCTGCTGGCCGCTGGGGCCGAACTGGCCGGGCTGGCGCTCACCGGCACCGCGGCCTGGCTGCTCATGCGCGCGGCCGAACGGCCACCACTCGCCGCGCTGACCGTCGCGATCGTGGCGGTGCGCGTGTTCGCGCTGGCGCGCGGGGGGTTGCGCTACGCCGAACGCCTGGCCGGGCACGAGGTCGTGCTGCGGTACCTCGGTGCGCTGCGGGCACGGGTGTACGAAGCGCTCGTGCCGCGGCGCGTGGCGGAGCACTCGGGGGCAGACCTCGCGACACGACTGGTGTCCGATGTGGACTCCGTGCAGGACGCGGTCCTGCGGTTGGCGCTACCGGCTGTTGTGGCGGGGATCGTCGGAGTGGCGGTGACGGTCACGGTGGGCCTGGTGAGTCTTGCGGCCGCCGCCGTGGTGGTGGCCGGGCTGGCGGTCGCCGGGGTGGTGCTGCCGTGGCTCGCCGCGCGGGTCACGGCGAAGAGCCAGGCGCTGACCTCACCGGCGCGGCAGGAGCTGGCCGAGCGCACGGTGGAACTGGTGACGGGCCGGCGTGAGCTCGTGGCATACGGCGCGGAAGCCGAGGCGACGGCGGCCGCCGGCTCGGTGATCGACGGGATCACCGCGCGGGTGCGCGGAACCTCGGCGTGGCTCGCGGTCCTGACCGCGGCGGGCGCGTTGGTGCAGCTCGCTTCGATGGCGGCGGTGGCGCTGCTGGCCGGCGCGAGCGTCCCCGTCACGGCGGCGCTGACCCTGGTCGTGCTGGCGCTGTTCGAGATCGTCCTGCCCCTCACGGCCGCCGCCCAGCGCGTGCCTGAGCTGAGGGCCTCACTCGGGCGCGTGCGGGAACTGCTGGCGACCACCCCCGCCGAGCCGCCGGAGCGGACCGGGCCCGGGCACCTGCGGCTGACCGGCGTCGGCGTGCGGCACCCCGGCCGCGTCGCGGCTCTCGACGGCGTCGACCTCGACCTGCCGCCGGACACGCGGCTCGGCGTGCTGGGCCCGTCGGGCGCGGGCAAGACGACGCTGCTGCACGTCCTGCTCGGGTTCACGGCGCCGACGTCGGGCCGCGCCACGCTCGACGGCCGGCCGATCGAGGGCCCGAACCCGCGGGTCGTGTCGGGCGCGCTCGCCGATGCGCACGTGTTCGCCACGACCGTCCGCGGGAACCTGCGGCTCGCCGCGCCGGACGCGGGCGAGGAAGAACTGCTCGCCGCGTGCGCCGTCGCCGACCTGGACGTGCCGCTCGACCGCGCCGCCGGCACGCTGTCGGGCGGCCAGCGTCAGCGGCTGGTGCTCGCGCGCGCCGTGCTCGCCGCGCCACCGGTGCTCGTGCTGGACGAACCCGTCGAAGGCCTCGACGAAGCCCACGGCGCCGAGGTCCTCGCGCGCGTGCTCGCGGCCGCGAAGGGGAGCGTCGTGCTCGTGACGCACCGGCCCGAGCACCTCGCCGGTTTCGACCGCGTGCTCAGCCTCGAGGACGGGCGGCCCGCACCTCGCGCATCGGCGGCCGGTCCAGCACCGGGACCTCGGTGA
- a CDS encoding glucosyl-3-phosphoglycerate synthase, whose translation MSWFEHRTWQEPAWTPADILAAKRDRTVSVVLPALDEEQTVGAVVASVRPLLGSVVDELVVVDSGSTDATAQVAERAGARVVHREDVLPGVAPRPGKGEVLWRSLAATSGDVVVFLDSDLVDPDPAFVPALLGPLLTESGVHLVKGFYRRPLRLESTGGGRVTELLARPVLSALRPALGELVQPLGGEYAGTREFFESVPFAGGYGVEIGLLLDAEERYGLDGLAQVNLGVRKHRNRSLLQLGVMARQILGTALARCGGPIDEAARFTQFVQVSGEWLPDVTEVPVLDRPPMREVRAARPRG comes from the coding sequence ATGAGCTGGTTCGAACATCGCACCTGGCAGGAACCCGCGTGGACGCCCGCGGACATCCTCGCGGCGAAGCGTGACCGCACGGTTTCCGTGGTGCTTCCGGCGCTGGACGAGGAGCAGACGGTCGGTGCCGTCGTCGCGTCGGTGCGCCCGCTGCTGGGCTCGGTCGTCGACGAGCTCGTGGTCGTCGACTCCGGGTCCACCGACGCGACAGCTCAGGTCGCCGAGCGGGCGGGCGCCCGCGTCGTGCACCGCGAGGACGTGCTGCCCGGCGTGGCGCCGCGGCCCGGCAAGGGTGAGGTGCTGTGGCGGTCGCTCGCGGCCACCAGCGGTGACGTCGTGGTGTTCCTCGATTCCGATCTCGTCGACCCCGACCCGGCGTTCGTGCCGGCGTTGCTCGGCCCGCTGCTCACCGAATCCGGTGTGCACCTGGTCAAGGGCTTCTACCGCCGTCCGCTGCGGCTCGAGAGCACGGGCGGTGGCCGCGTCACCGAACTCCTTGCCCGCCCGGTCCTCTCCGCGCTGCGCCCGGCGCTCGGCGAGCTCGTGCAACCCCTCGGCGGCGAGTACGCGGGCACGCGCGAGTTCTTCGAGTCCGTGCCCTTCGCAGGCGGCTACGGCGTGGAGATCGGCCTGCTGCTCGACGCCGAGGAGCGCTATGGCCTCGACGGGCTCGCCCAGGTCAACCTCGGCGTCCGCAAGCACCGCAACCGCTCGCTGCTGCAGCTGGGCGTGATGGCGCGCCAGATCCTCGGTACGGCACTGGCCCGCTGCGGCGGGCCGATCGACGAAGCGGCCCGGTTCACCCAGTTCGTGCAGGTGTCGGGGGAGTGGCTGCCCGACGTCACCGAGGTCCCGGTGCTGGACCGGCCGCCGATGCGCGAGGTGCGGGCCGCCCGTCCTCGAGGCTGA
- a CDS encoding TIGR00730 family Rossman fold protein, translating to MRRVCVFCGSSMGLSPVYAEAAAALGKLLAQRGIGLVYGGASVGTMGAVADAALAAGGEVIGVIPEALSSVEIAHGGLSELHVVADMHQRKAKMAALSDGFLALPGGAGTLEELFEVWTWAQLGLHGKPIGLVDVAGYYRGLVDFADHMVTEGFLGAGYRDLLLVDADVSALLDRFAEYEPPAPPKWS from the coding sequence ATGCGCCGCGTCTGCGTCTTCTGCGGCTCCTCCATGGGCCTGTCACCGGTTTACGCCGAGGCCGCCGCGGCGCTGGGCAAGCTGCTCGCGCAACGCGGGATCGGCCTCGTGTACGGCGGTGCGAGTGTCGGCACGATGGGCGCGGTCGCCGACGCCGCCCTCGCCGCGGGCGGCGAGGTGATCGGCGTGATCCCGGAGGCGCTCTCCAGCGTGGAGATCGCCCACGGGGGCCTCTCGGAACTGCACGTCGTAGCCGACATGCACCAGCGCAAGGCCAAGATGGCCGCCCTGTCGGACGGTTTCCTCGCCCTGCCGGGCGGGGCGGGCACGTTGGAGGAGCTGTTCGAGGTCTGGACCTGGGCCCAGCTCGGCCTGCACGGCAAGCCCATCGGCCTCGTCGACGTCGCCGGTTACTACCGCGGCCTGGTGGACTTCGCCGACCACATGGTCACGGAGGGCTTCCTGGGCGCCGGCTACCGCGACCTGCTCCTGGTGGACGCCGACGTTTCGGCGCTGCTGGACCGGTTCGCGGAGTACGAGCCGCCGGCGCCACCCAAGTGGTCTTGA